One genomic segment of Fusobacterium mortiferum ATCC 9817 includes these proteins:
- the ispF gene encoding 2-C-methyl-D-erythritol 2,4-cyclodiphosphate synthase: MLRIGNGYDVHKLVEGRTLILGGVEIPHTKGVLGHSDGDVLIHAIMDAMLGALALGDIGQHFPDTDMKYENIDSTILLTRVKELIAERGYRVINLDSIIVLQKPKVKPYIEAMRKRVAEILEIDIEQVSVKATTEEKLGFTGDESGVKSYCVVLLEK; encoded by the coding sequence ATGCTTAGAATAGGAAATGGATATGATGTACATAAGCTTGTAGAAGGAAGAACATTAATATTAGGAGGTGTGGAGATACCTCATACTAAAGGTGTTCTCGGACACTCTGATGGAGATGTTTTAATCCATGCCATTATGGATGCTATGCTTGGAGCTTTAGCTCTAGGGGATATCGGACAACATTTTCCTGATACTGATATGAAATACGAAAATATAGATAGTACAATTCTGTTAACTAGGGTAAAAGAATTGATAGCTGAAAGAGGATATAGAGTTATTAATTTGGATTCAATAATAGTTTTACAAAAGCCAAAAGTAAAACCATATATTGAAGCAATGAGAAAAAGAGTAGCTGAAATATTAGAAATAGATATAGAGCAGGTAAGTGTAAAAGCTACTACTGAAGAAAAACTTGGATTTACTGGAGATGAATCTGGAGTAAAATCTTACTGTGTTGTTTTATTAGAAAAATAA
- the hydG gene encoding [FeFe] hydrogenase H-cluster radical SAM maturase HydG, whose protein sequence is MREEKYDISFLSEDRINNILESAKEKAKNKDEVERIIKKASLAEGITPEEAAILLNIEDKELLDKMFKVAKQVKEKIYGKRIVMFAPLYVSNYCVNNCVYCGYQHCNEDLNRKKLTREELVNEVKALEKLGHKRIVLEAGEDPINCSLDYILQCIKDIYSIKFENGNIRRININIAATTVENYKKLKEAEIGTYTLFQESFHKPTYEKLHLAGPKKDYYYHTTAMFRAREAGIDDVGIGVLYGLYEHKYETVAMILYANELERVTGVGPHTISVPRLREASNVTLAQYPHLVNDEEFKRLVAVLRLAVPYTGMILSTREEAGFRDKVIELGISQVSTGSCTGVGGYSEANENTAQFEVGDHRSPMEMLASLINSGYIPSYCTACYRSGRTGDRFMEIAKSGKINVMCEANALMTLKEFLLDYADENLRELGSKAILEALEKMPDENFKNKIKGFLKDIENGARDISV, encoded by the coding sequence ATGAGAGAGGAAAAATATGATATTAGTTTTTTATCTGAAGACAGAATTAACAATATATTAGAATCTGCCAAGGAAAAAGCTAAAAATAAAGATGAAGTAGAAAGAATAATTAAAAAAGCCAGTTTAGCTGAGGGAATAACTCCAGAGGAAGCAGCTATTCTTTTAAATATAGAAGATAAAGAGTTATTAGATAAGATGTTTAAAGTAGCTAAACAAGTAAAAGAAAAAATTTATGGAAAAAGAATAGTAATGTTTGCTCCACTTTATGTAAGTAACTATTGTGTAAATAATTGTGTCTATTGTGGATATCAACATTGTAATGAAGATTTAAACAGAAAAAAATTAACTAGAGAAGAATTAGTAAATGAGGTAAAAGCTCTTGAAAAATTAGGACATAAGAGAATAGTTTTAGAGGCTGGAGAGGATCCAATCAATTGTTCTTTAGACTATATTTTACAATGTATTAAGGATATATACTCTATAAAATTTGAGAATGGAAATATAAGAAGAATAAACATCAATATAGCAGCTACAACTGTTGAAAATTATAAAAAATTAAAAGAAGCTGAGATAGGAACTTATACTCTTTTCCAAGAGTCTTTCCACAAACCTACTTATGAAAAATTACATTTAGCTGGACCTAAAAAAGATTATTATTATCATACAACAGCTATGTTTAGAGCTAGAGAAGCTGGAATAGATGATGTTGGTATAGGAGTACTATATGGATTATATGAACATAAATATGAAACAGTAGCTATGATACTTTACGCTAATGAGTTAGAAAGAGTTACAGGTGTAGGACCTCATACAATATCAGTGCCAAGATTAAGAGAGGCTAGTAATGTGACTTTAGCTCAATATCCACATCTAGTAAATGATGAAGAGTTTAAAAGATTAGTAGCTGTATTAAGACTTGCTGTACCATATACAGGAATGATTTTATCTACAAGAGAGGAAGCAGGATTTAGAGATAAAGTTATTGAATTGGGAATATCTCAAGTAAGTACAGGTTCTTGTACAGGTGTAGGTGGATACTCTGAGGCAAATGAAAATACTGCTCAATTTGAAGTGGGAGACCATCGTTCTCCAATGGAGATGTTAGCAAGTTTAATAAATAGTGGATATATTCCAAGCTATTGTACAGCTTGTTATCGTTCAGGAAGAACTGGAGATAGATTTATGGAGATAGCTAAGAGTGGAAAAATAAATGTAATGTGTGAGGCTAATGCCCTTATGACATTAAAAGAGTTTTTACTAGATTATGCTGATGAAAATTTAAGAGAGTTAGGAAGTAAGGCTATACTAGAAGCCCTTGAAAAAATGCCTGATGAGAATTTTAAAAATAAAATAAAAGGATTCTTAAAAGATATAGAAAATGGAGCGAGAGATATTTCGGTATAA
- a CDS encoding glycoside hydrolase family 2 TIM barrel-domain containing protein — MESNTNWLVNPEIFQFNKLEPHSDHLFFETLEAAEKLEEIELKQSLNGEWKFLLAKNPTEREKDFYKENFSASNFKTITVPGHIQMQNFDKLQYINTLYPWDGKERLRPPFISMEDNPVGSYIKEFELDSRFFNKDIFISFQGVETAFFLWINGEFVGYSEDSFTPAEFEITKFLKEGKNKVAVEVYKRSSASWIEDQDFWRFSGIFREVFIYATPKLHIKDLFVKTELKNNYKDAELKLICSLNSKDPKGKIWAKVISQEKIEILQTEKIQLQNELEIRFSLNNIKLWSAEEPNLYKVFLILEDENNEIIEVIPQTIGLREFKLENGLMLLNGKRIVFKGVNRHEFSHKKGRAISKEEMLWDIKFMKTHNINAVRTSHYPNQSLWYKLCDKYGIYLIDETNLESHGSWQKMGTCEPSWNVPGNKPEWKECVLARAKAMLERDKNHPSILIWSCGNESYAEENIFNMTKFFHERDNSRLVHYEGCFWNREFDKISDMESRMYAKAKDIITYLESNPDKPYISCEYMHAMGNSCGGLMKYTELEEKYEKYQGGFIWDYIDQAIEVEKDGKKVLLYGGDFMDRPTDYNFCGNGIVFADRTITPKALEVKYLYQNVKISPNETGCLIKNRNLFENLSNYEFIYTIEKEEKVLQEGRFEVICNPNEDIQIEIPWFKNITGVYSKNIRMILKEDQLWAKKGFEVAYGQEIKVEKENQTHSEYDFKVVEGDGNIGVFINDTEVLFAKDKGLVSLVYQKNEMLIERPQPVFWRAATDNDKGYAHPQMCSIWLGASIYQNVKLLNWEANENFFKIDYIHQVLTIPNLEIKVSYLVDKSERIKVTLEYTGIENLPELPTLAMRFKIPNNLNQFKYYGKGPHENYIDRNEGARLGVYIDFVKNNVTPYLVPQECGNRTNTIWGEVFENATNKIKFIAEENKSFEFQVLPHSFLELEEAKHQYELGNYNYTYITIAMKQMGIGGDDSWGAPVLEEYCIPSNKDYKFSFYITK, encoded by the coding sequence ATGGAATCTAATACTAATTGGTTAGTTAATCCTGAAATATTTCAATTTAACAAACTTGAACCACATTCAGACCATTTGTTTTTTGAAACATTAGAGGCTGCTGAAAAACTTGAGGAAATTGAACTAAAACAATCTTTAAATGGAGAATGGAAATTTTTATTAGCAAAAAATCCAACAGAAAGAGAGAAAGATTTTTATAAAGAAAATTTTTCAGCTTCAAATTTTAAAACAATAACTGTTCCTGGACATATTCAAATGCAAAATTTTGATAAGTTACAATATATTAATACTTTATATCCTTGGGATGGTAAAGAAAGATTGAGACCTCCTTTTATCTCAATGGAAGATAATCCAGTAGGAAGTTATATAAAAGAATTTGAATTAGATAGTAGATTCTTTAATAAAGATATATTTATCTCTTTTCAAGGAGTAGAAACAGCTTTTTTCCTTTGGATAAATGGAGAATTTGTAGGTTATAGTGAAGATTCATTTACTCCTGCAGAATTTGAAATAACAAAATTTTTAAAAGAGGGAAAAAATAAAGTAGCTGTTGAAGTCTATAAAAGAAGTAGTGCTAGTTGGATAGAAGACCAAGATTTCTGGAGATTCTCTGGAATTTTTAGAGAGGTTTTCATCTATGCTACACCAAAATTACATATAAAAGATTTATTTGTAAAAACAGAACTAAAAAATAACTATAAGGATGCAGAATTAAAATTAATTTGTTCACTTAACTCTAAAGATCCTAAAGGAAAAATCTGGGCAAAAGTAATTTCCCAAGAAAAAATTGAAATCTTACAAACTGAAAAAATACAACTACAAAATGAATTAGAAATAAGATTTTCTTTAAATAATATAAAATTATGGAGTGCTGAAGAACCAAATTTATATAAAGTTTTTCTTATATTAGAAGATGAAAATAATGAGATTATCGAAGTAATTCCACAAACAATAGGATTGAGAGAATTTAAACTTGAAAATGGTCTCATGTTGCTCAACGGAAAAAGAATAGTTTTTAAAGGAGTTAATCGTCATGAATTCAGCCATAAAAAAGGAAGAGCTATCTCAAAAGAAGAGATGTTATGGGATATTAAATTTATGAAAACACATAATATAAATGCTGTGAGAACATCTCATTATCCTAATCAAAGTTTATGGTATAAACTATGTGATAAATATGGAATATATTTAATTGATGAAACTAACTTAGAAAGTCATGGTTCATGGCAAAAAATGGGAACATGTGAGCCTTCTTGGAATGTTCCTGGAAATAAACCAGAATGGAAAGAATGTGTTTTAGCTCGTGCTAAAGCAATGTTAGAAAGAGATAAAAATCATCCATCTATACTTATTTGGTCTTGTGGAAATGAATCTTATGCGGAGGAAAATATTTTTAATATGACTAAATTTTTCCATGAAAGAGATAATTCAAGATTAGTTCACTATGAAGGATGTTTCTGGAATAGAGAATTTGATAAAATATCTGATATGGAAAGTAGAATGTATGCTAAAGCTAAAGATATTATTACTTATTTAGAAAGTAATCCTGATAAACCATATATTAGTTGCGAATATATGCATGCTATGGGAAACTCATGTGGTGGATTAATGAAATATACTGAGCTTGAAGAAAAGTATGAAAAATATCAAGGTGGATTTATTTGGGACTATATCGACCAAGCTATTGAAGTAGAAAAAGATGGAAAGAAAGTTCTACTATATGGTGGAGACTTTATGGATAGACCAACAGACTACAACTTCTGTGGTAATGGAATAGTATTTGCTGATAGAACCATCACTCCAAAAGCTCTAGAAGTAAAATATCTATATCAAAATGTTAAAATCTCTCCTAATGAAACAGGATGCTTAATAAAAAATAGAAATTTATTTGAAAATTTATCTAACTATGAATTTATTTATACTATTGAAAAAGAGGAAAAAGTTCTTCAAGAGGGAAGATTTGAAGTTATTTGTAATCCAAATGAAGATATACAAATTGAAATCCCTTGGTTTAAAAATATTACTGGAGTATACAGTAAAAATATAAGAATGATTTTAAAAGAAGACCAGTTATGGGCAAAAAAAGGATTTGAAGTAGCTTATGGACAAGAAATAAAAGTAGAAAAAGAAAATCAAACTCATTCAGAGTATGATTTTAAAGTAGTTGAAGGAGATGGAAATATAGGTGTTTTCATCAATGATACTGAAGTTCTTTTTGCTAAAGATAAAGGATTAGTATCTCTAGTTTATCAAAAAAATGAAATGCTTATAGAAAGACCTCAACCTGTTTTTTGGAGAGCAGCTACTGATAATGATAAAGGATACGCTCACCCACAAATGTGCTCTATATGGTTAGGAGCTTCTATCTATCAAAATGTAAAACTATTAAATTGGGAAGCAAATGAAAATTTCTTTAAAATAGATTATATTCACCAAGTATTAACAATCCCTAATTTAGAAATAAAAGTAAGTTACTTAGTAGATAAAAGTGAAAGAATAAAAGTTACATTGGAATATACAGGTATTGAAAATCTTCCTGAACTTCCAACTCTAGCTATGAGATTTAAAATTCCTAATAACTTAAATCAATTTAAATATTATGGAAAAGGACCTCATGAAAACTATATTGATCGTAATGAAGGAGCTAGATTAGGAGTATATATAGATTTTGTAAAAAATAATGTCACTCCTTATCTTGTACCACAAGAATGTGGAAATAGAACTAATACTATTTGGGGAGAAGTTTTTGAAAATGCTACAAATAAAATTAAATTTATAGCAGAAGAGAATAAAAGCTTTGAATTCCAAGTATTGCCACATAGTTTTTTAGAATTAGAGGAAGCTAAGCACCAATATGAACTTGGTAATTACAATTATACATATATTACAATAGCTATGAAACAAATGGGAATAGGTGGAGATGATAGTTGGGGAGCTCCTGTTCTTGAAGAATATTGTATCCCTAGTAAT